In Streptomyces violaceusniger Tu 4113, one DNA window encodes the following:
- a CDS encoding hydroxyacid dehydrogenase, with protein MTAPAARPDRPTAVCVMSPDVAGLVLPTELRDELAEMARLVTDPSGAQVHAAFPEALAEAEVLVSSWGCPRLTAEVLARAPKLRAVLHAAGTVKSLVSEAVWERGIVVSSAADANAGPVIAYTAALITLAARRTLTMAAGYGVGWPDHALRSGGDGLTVGIIGASRIGRGVIARLARSDAGYRILLSDPYVTDEEARSLGAEPVELAELCRRSAVVSVHAPLLPETTGLLDAKLLALLPDGAAVINTARGAILDTEALTRECASGRLDAYLDVTDPEPVPPGHPLVSLPNVLLTPHIAGAQGTEVRRLGQYAVAEVARWVAGEPLRGEVTQQALVRLA; from the coding sequence ATGACTGCCCCAGCGGCACGCCCGGACCGCCCCACGGCGGTGTGCGTGATGAGCCCCGACGTCGCCGGTCTCGTACTGCCGACGGAGCTGCGCGATGAGCTGGCCGAGATGGCCCGGCTGGTCACGGACCCCTCGGGTGCTCAGGTGCACGCCGCCTTCCCCGAGGCGCTTGCCGAGGCGGAGGTGCTGGTCAGCAGTTGGGGCTGCCCGCGGCTGACGGCCGAGGTGCTGGCGCGGGCCCCGAAGCTGCGGGCCGTACTGCACGCCGCCGGGACGGTCAAGTCGCTGGTGAGCGAGGCAGTGTGGGAGCGCGGCATCGTGGTCTCGTCGGCCGCCGATGCCAATGCCGGCCCGGTCATCGCGTACACCGCCGCTCTGATCACGCTCGCCGCCCGGCGGACGCTGACCATGGCGGCGGGATACGGGGTCGGGTGGCCGGACCACGCGCTCCGCTCGGGCGGCGACGGCCTGACGGTGGGCATCATCGGCGCCTCCCGCATCGGCCGCGGCGTGATCGCCCGACTGGCGCGCTCCGACGCGGGCTACCGGATCCTGCTCAGCGACCCGTACGTCACGGACGAGGAGGCGCGGTCGCTGGGCGCGGAGCCGGTGGAACTCGCCGAACTCTGCCGCCGCTCGGCGGTGGTGAGCGTGCACGCGCCGCTGCTGCCGGAGACGACGGGACTGTTGGACGCGAAGCTGCTGGCGCTGCTCCCCGACGGGGCCGCGGTGATCAATACGGCACGGGGCGCGATTCTCGACACCGAGGCACTGACGCGCGAATGCGCCTCGGGCCGGCTCGATGCGTACCTCGACGTGACGGACCCCGAGCCGGTGCCGCCGGGGCACCCGCTGGTTTCGCTGCCGAATGTGCTGCTCACTCCGCATATCGCCGGCGCCCAGGGCACAGAGGTGCGGCGGCTCGGGCAGTACGCGGTCGCGGAGGTCGCCCGCTGGGTGGCGGGCGAGCCGCTGCGGGGCGAGGTCACCCAGCAGGCACTGGTGCGCCTGGCCTGA
- a CDS encoding ABC transporter permease: protein MTTVQQPAAPPAEEGRRADKRRPRRLRPVGRHDLALFWFVIPGLVVMLLFHYIPLLGNIIAFQDYQPFIGIMHSPWSGFDNFSVIFNGDDAFLKALVNTLELTLIQVVFVFPVPILLALALNSLVSESVKKWVQNVLYLPHFLSWVVIVALFQQMLGATGLLNLFLQSHSLDTWNIIGNPDFFKGLLTSQVIWKDAGWGTILFLAALSRVDSDLYEASAMDGASRWRQTWHVTLPALRGLVILLLILRLGDALSVGFEQILLQQQAVGLDSSEVLDTYVFNNGIVGGAWGVAAAVGLVKGIVGVLLVLGANKAAHFFGEEGVYRS, encoded by the coding sequence ATGACAACGGTTCAACAACCGGCGGCCCCGCCGGCCGAGGAGGGCAGAAGGGCGGACAAGCGTCGGCCGCGTCGGCTGCGCCCGGTCGGCCGCCACGACTTGGCCCTGTTCTGGTTCGTGATACCAGGGCTCGTCGTGATGCTGCTGTTCCACTACATCCCGCTGCTCGGCAACATCATCGCGTTCCAGGACTATCAGCCGTTCATCGGCATCATGCACAGCCCCTGGAGCGGCTTCGACAACTTCAGCGTGATCTTCAACGGGGACGACGCCTTCCTCAAGGCGCTGGTCAACACCCTGGAACTCACGCTCATCCAAGTCGTGTTCGTCTTCCCGGTGCCGATCCTGCTGGCGCTCGCGCTGAACAGCCTGGTCAGCGAAAGCGTCAAGAAGTGGGTGCAGAACGTGCTGTACCTGCCGCACTTCCTGTCCTGGGTGGTCATCGTCGCGCTCTTCCAGCAGATGCTCGGCGCCACCGGCCTGCTCAACCTGTTCCTGCAGTCCCACAGCCTGGACACCTGGAACATCATCGGCAACCCCGACTTCTTCAAGGGGCTGCTCACCTCCCAGGTGATCTGGAAGGACGCCGGCTGGGGCACGATCCTCTTCCTGGCCGCCCTCTCCCGTGTGGACAGCGATCTCTATGAGGCCTCCGCGATGGACGGAGCCAGCCGCTGGCGGCAGACCTGGCACGTCACCCTGCCCGCCCTGCGCGGCCTGGTGATCCTGCTGCTCATCCTCCGCCTCGGGGACGCCCTGTCCGTCGGCTTCGAGCAGATCCTGCTGCAGCAGCAGGCCGTCGGCCTGGACAGCAGCGAGGTGCTGGATACCTATGTCTTCAACAACGGCATCGTCGGCGGGGCCTGGGGCGTCGCCGCCGCGGTCGGCCTGGTCAAGGGCATCGTCGGTGTCCTCCTCGTGCTGGGCGCCAACAAGGCCGCCCACTTCTTCGGCGAAGAAGGTGTCTACCGCTCATGA
- a CDS encoding carbohydrate ABC transporter permease yields MTTLTPARPLGTGKPRRSYSAVPGESPGTPPWRALKSLLLLICVLLVLLPFLAIVATSVADSHQVTKAGGFVLWPHSPTFASYSALLSGGLVSKAMMVSVGVTVVGTALSLVTSIMLAYGLSRPGSFLHKPVLLLLLMSLLFVPGVIPTYLMVKQLGLINSYWSLILPTLINAFNVIVLRSFFMSLPRELIDAARIDGASEWNILTRIVVPLSKASIGVIGLFYAVSYWNAFFNALLFMNDASKWPMQLVLRSYVVNNNAISGGQVDAAAGAPVPPTPSLQAAILVLSIVPIVLVYPFVQRHMNKGVMVGAVKG; encoded by the coding sequence ATGACCACGCTGACTCCCGCCCGCCCCCTTGGCACCGGCAAACCGCGCAGGTCCTACAGCGCCGTCCCCGGCGAGTCGCCCGGCACCCCGCCGTGGCGGGCCCTGAAGTCGCTGCTCCTGCTGATCTGTGTGCTGCTGGTCCTGCTGCCCTTCCTCGCGATCGTCGCGACCTCGGTCGCCGATTCCCACCAGGTCACCAAGGCCGGCGGGTTCGTGCTCTGGCCGCACAGCCCCACCTTCGCCTCGTACTCGGCGCTGCTCTCCGGCGGCCTGGTGTCCAAGGCGATGATGGTGAGCGTCGGCGTCACCGTCGTCGGCACCGCTCTCAGCCTCGTCACCTCCATCATGCTGGCGTACGGGCTGAGCCGGCCCGGCTCCTTCCTGCACAAGCCGGTGCTTCTGCTGCTGCTGATGTCCCTGCTGTTCGTACCGGGCGTCATCCCGACCTATCTGATGGTCAAGCAGCTCGGCCTGATCAACAGCTACTGGTCGCTGATCCTGCCCACACTGATCAACGCGTTCAACGTGATCGTGCTGCGCTCCTTCTTCATGAGCCTGCCGCGTGAGCTGATCGACGCCGCCCGTATCGACGGCGCTTCGGAGTGGAACATCCTCACCCGGATCGTGGTCCCGCTCTCCAAGGCGTCCATCGGTGTCATCGGCCTCTTCTACGCCGTGTCGTACTGGAATGCCTTCTTCAACGCCCTGCTGTTCATGAACGACGCGTCGAAGTGGCCCATGCAGCTCGTGCTGCGCTCCTACGTCGTCAACAACAACGCGATCAGCGGTGGCCAGGTCGACGCCGCCGCCGGAGCGCCGGTGCCGCCGACGCCTTCCCTGCAGGCGGCGATCCTCGTGCTGTCCATCGTGCCGATCGTGCTTGTCTACCCCTTCGTCCAGCGCCACATGAACAAGGGCGTCATGGTCGGGGCGGTGAAGGGATGA